From the genome of Glycine soja cultivar W05 chromosome 14, ASM419377v2, whole genome shotgun sequence:
gactaaaatcaaaaatatatattttaaacttaataaCCTAATTTTAATAACTCTAAATGTATAACTTATAATACTATTTTAAACAAGTAAGAATATATTATTAGCAGATACACACATCgatatatatgcatataatcATTCATACATAGTCTAAACTACTACCTTTTACACATAATTCATCCTCTGCAAAGGACTATACTGTTTAAGAGTTCAATGCATGAGATATGCAAAAGAACATGTGTATGCTCTAATAACTTTACTAGAAATTTTGACAAGCGAATAATCAAAAAGGTGTAATAAGAGTTTCCAGTTTACAAAGTAAAATCAGTAGGCAAAAGAGAAATaaggaaacaaagacacaaatgAAAACGCAGTAAATGAAGGATAAATGTACAAGCAAAGAAAATGTGTATTTCATTATTTCTTGAAAGGGATGGAAGTGAATAATATCTTCAGACCCTTCTAAATTGGCATAGAGGATTTAGAGGGTAATCATTCATAGATCTTTTACAGTAATTAGCAAGATTGAAATGAATTAATCATGATGAACAGACCATCACATCGCATGTACAGAATCTTCGTTCACAGCTTGACAAGTGCAAACCAGAGATAAGAGGAGACTCTGAAGGACCAAAGCTGCAGTATATCATGCAGTTTGAGATCATTCTGAAGCACAATTTGGTTCCATCCATTGGTCAAGTTGTAGAAGCAGCTTCTTGAACCCTTCATGAAACACATGTTGCAGTCTCTAAGAGAAGGATCCAACACAATGACGTGCATGCCAGCAAGCATTTTGTTTTCCTCTAGAAAGGACTCCTCCTTTTGTGTCAAAAAATTGTTGGCAATCTTGATAGAGAAGCAGGCATGGTTTTGGTTTGGATTCAAGTCTGACTCATAGAGTTTCTTCTGCATCACCAACTTCACCTCACATCCCttcatttcttgaatcttttctTTAAATGGACTTGGCAATTCATCACTGCTACTGCTAGCACATTTCATGGACGtgccttcttcttctctctttcttttgtcTTTTCTTCTGAGGAGGCTCTTCAAAATCTCAGTGTCGTCATCCTCGAGGAACGAAAACAACTGAGGATTCTTTTGTTGTTCCTGTGCAAGCCACGCACGGAAAGCCTTCCTCAATCTCATATCAACCGAATCAAATTCTTTCTTTGCAGCTCCTCTTGAATTCTTTTTCTCAATTGCCATAGTTATGTATCCACGTTGCAGATTAGAGAAGTTTTCCTTActctactctctctctctctctctctctctctctatatatatatatatatatatatatatatataattcaaactCCATGAGTCTAGATATAGTCTCtatctaatataaaaaaaatcagtttttttttggacgggaaaaaaattgagatattgATAACTGAATCAATTTAATAAGGACTGCATTTCTCTGTACCTATATATGAGTATACACAAACCTAACAAATTTtacaactaataaaatataataattaaaaaaatcaaattgttaagtaaaattatatttatatttctgttttttataatcttctacctaattttttttctagattgcattgaaattgaaatatatacaagattgtaattagaatttagaaaatataatttaaatttcaaaataatatgtttTGGTGATGTAAAATTATAGAgtagtttattttaaataataaatttatttaaaacaaataaaacacgCTGATTTTAAGCAATCACAAGACTTTGTTGCTGTtggatttataattttaattttaagaatacaattttaattaagattgataaatattactgtaatattaatattcagtctatttaaaaaagatagacATATTCAGATTGATACAATATATCAaaagtttataattaaaatcacactataattataattataataacaattaataatttaaaaaataaaaattgtaaataaacagttaaaattaagaaaaaaattctcaatGTGAAGTCACATATTATTCAAGGCGTAACGTTTTTTAACgaataattcatttatttaaattatgtgttcatttttataatttaaattatgtattattttataatattgtttGTATACAAgactttttcttataaaaaaataatattactaatatattttataaattatttttgacatatttttatattggtaaaaatttattataaagaacaaatatttgtaggttttattttttatttaaaaagtttcacTCATAATCTACATATTTAGTTTTGCAAAAAATTAGGAAGAAGATTAGgagaaaaaacagaaaaaatatcaaaattatttttatttcactaTATAGTATGTAAATCCGTGCAATATGggaaattaataatgatattattattgttttattttttaacataacatattttattaatatgtaaatttttaaatgtgtttattttattacttatcattaaaaaagaactatgagtcttaataatattagtgaaattgcagtaaaaaaatatattagtaaaaaTAAGTAAGACTATAGGCCATAAAGTGTTCCAGTTGCCGAACAAGGGATGAAGGGAAGGGGCATTGTGGCAAACGCAATGGTAGAGATTGAGGCAGCGACcctgagtaaaaaaaatatttctttcatgttgtattttatgaaatatatatattaagttgtcttttattctttacaaataattaaattaaaaactaaaaccataagtattttaaaatttacagaatactttttatgatatatattatataaaataaataagatatcgGGATAAAAACTTTACTTACTTGAAtggaatattaaaaaatataataattatcaaattcaaaaaaaatattaaaaaatgaaaattaaattagatgaatattaatataatatatagacttcgaaatatattaatacataatttatttagttaaattatgcttgaaaaagaaacacttatctaacatttaatatttatgtaaatagtaaattaaatacatttttcatatatattttgatctgacacaatttttgtattttattgaatttatttttataaaatatatttcaaaaacaaaaaagcctaatggatattaatataatatcccAATATTGgaatataattataagaaaattaatttctataaaaataacattatagtatttattatttttaaattaatcttatataaatatttaggtCAACGGAATTTCTTttatagtataaatttttttaattgcctaaatatttaaacattatttttaaaaaattattttagtggaAAAATCAAACaccagttaaaaaataaaaaattcaaacatgttttagtataacaataataataatttgtctcttaattttatacttcaatatatttatataaattatgatgAATTATTTCCAAAttcattatttgtttaaaaagaccttatttttattattatttatgtataacaTGTTGTAAAGTAACaacattaaatttcatattaatacgATCtcaaagattttaaatttattacttgttaacaattaattttatcaaattcacTTTTTACATATGGTATTTGTAACCCTTAAAATAgttccatttatttttaacttgaaTTAGTTTAAAGTTAATGGAGTTTGCTAATATATATCcactaaaaaattagaagatgtTACTACTCAAACACTTTTTCTGttggacaaaaaaaaatcattcatcttttatttacaccaacataaattaattaaagggGGGTCATACTAACTTTGAAATTGTCTTCAACTCTATATCCCGATATGAAATACATCATTGTCGTTTAGTACCTTAATCAGTTTGTCTGGGAAACAGTCCtagttgattttgttttcttggtgaAATTTGTTTTCTGAATAAAGGGAATCATGTAATAACGTTGATTTGTTGGGTTGTTTAAGTATGTGTAAGTATTCTATGATAATTTTAGTACGTGCTTGTTGAGgccatcaattttaattttattttccttatatGAATTCAgcgtgaaaaaataaatttgaatacgtaattaaaaaaaattgaatgagaaGGGCAACATGTTTTGCTTGATATTCTCACTCTGTaatagataatataaaatttatacgtTAAACTTTTACCGGCCATTTTAAAGTTGCTCCTGTAGTCTTTTGTTTTACCGGCAAACGATTAGGCCTTTACCAGCATTCACATAAATTAATTACCGGTAAAGGCTTTACCGACCCTGGAGCTGGAAGCGCTTGCCAAAATCCAATTGCCGCCAAAACTGAATTTTGGtgtagtttaatttttacaaacttTGACTTGGGGTTTTATCAAgaaaattcagttattttttaCCAGTTCAATTCGGTTCAGTTTAGCATCAATTCGGGGTTCTTTTTTTGCCTAGTCCTACTTATAGGTTATTGTATTGTTACTCATTTTGACCTGAAGTTAAGGTGATATCGATCTTCATTGTATGGGAGCTAGCTAATAGAAGGAATGGTTTGAAAGATCTTGAAACTAATCAATTTCTGATTGAATTTGTCTTGCATGTCGTTGGTCTAATTGTTCTCAAGTTAATGTTGGTAAACCTTCCGTAACACATAATTTCATGATATCCGTAAAGTACATACATCTGTAAGAAATTATAGCTTGCTAATATTTCCTTTCGTATTTCTCTTCCTATGTCCAAATTTTGTTATCTGCATAATATGTATATGACCATGAAACCTACACAGTTAGCAAACTTAATCTTTATATTATGAAAGTCTAATAATCgaaagttatgaatatttaattatttctttttaattcagcatttaattagttttacaattttatcatatataaaattaagcctttttttaccaaaaaattacACAATGTTAATATTTATGTTAAATCTCAATTGtttccataaaaaattataataatacagAGTA
Proteins encoded in this window:
- the LOC114385209 gene encoding putative B3 domain-containing protein At3g49610 encodes the protein MAIEKKNSRGAAKKEFDSVDMRLRKAFRAWLAQEQQKNPQLFSFLEDDDTEILKSLLRRKDKRKREEEGTSMKCASSSSDELPSPFKEKIQEMKGCEVKLVMQKKLYESDLNPNQNHACFSIKIANNFLTQKEESFLEENKMLAGMHVIVLDPSLRDCNMCFMKGSRSCFYNLTNGWNQIVLQNDLKLHDILQLWSFRVSSYLWFALVKL